A single region of the Methanomicrobiales archaeon genome encodes:
- the larB gene encoding nickel pincer cofactor biosynthesis protein LarB, translating to MRADASVGEVLQAFCRGELTLEEAETAIRGLRIEAVGDLARLDLGRRTRCGMPEVVLGEGKDVEALTRIMQRHVETSGRSIATRVSEEQARAVIEMAETCACHVEYRKAARILILSRTPRPQPGGGIVGVITAGTSDLTVAEEARAVAEEMGCTVRTAYDVGVAGIHRLFPALRDLVDAHALVVVAGREGTLPAIVAGLVDRPVIGVPVSTGYGFMGRGEAALASMLQACSVVAVVNIDAGFTAGAFAARIANLVAGHE from the coding sequence ATGAGAGCGGATGCATCGGTCGGCGAAGTGCTGCAGGCGTTCTGCCGGGGCGAGCTCACCCTGGAGGAGGCGGAGACGGCCATCAGAGGGCTCCGCATCGAGGCCGTGGGCGATCTGGCCCGCCTCGATCTCGGGCGGAGGACGCGCTGCGGCATGCCGGAGGTGGTGCTCGGCGAGGGGAAGGATGTCGAGGCCCTCACGCGGATCATGCAGCGGCACGTGGAGACGAGCGGGAGGAGCATCGCGACGCGGGTATCCGAAGAGCAGGCACGCGCGGTCATCGAGATGGCCGAAACGTGCGCCTGCCACGTGGAGTACCGCAAGGCCGCCCGCATTCTCATCCTCTCGCGGACTCCCCGCCCGCAGCCGGGCGGCGGCATCGTCGGGGTGATCACCGCCGGTACGTCCGATCTGACCGTGGCAGAGGAGGCGCGGGCGGTCGCCGAGGAGATGGGCTGCACCGTCAGGACCGCCTACGACGTGGGTGTGGCCGGGATTCACCGCCTCTTTCCGGCGCTCCGCGACCTGGTGGACGCTCACGCCCTCGTCGTGGTAGCCGGGCGCGAGGGGACGCTCCCGGCGATCGTGGCTGGGCTCGTCGACAGACCGGTCATCGGGGTGCCGGTCAGCACCGGCTACGGCTTCATGGGCAGGGGAGAGGCGGCGCTTGCCAGCATGCTGCAGGCCTGCTCGGTGGTGGCGGTCGTGAACATCGACGCGGGATTCACGGCGGGTGCATTCGCGGCGAGAATTGCAAACCTGGTGGCAGGGCATGAGTAG
- a CDS encoding nicotinamide-nucleotide adenylyltransferase — MSRAFYIGRFQPYHNGHQSVLTQIAGMVDEIVIGVGSAQLSHELDNPFTAGERVLMITRALESIACPVYVIPIQDIQRNALWVAHVRSMTPPFDAVFTGNPLVMRLFEESGVEVRSLPMYERDTHSGTSIRSRMLAGDPWEHLVPRAVVDVIREIDGVERLRQIAEND, encoded by the coding sequence ATGAGTAGGGCGTTCTACATCGGGCGGTTCCAGCCGTACCACAACGGGCACCAGTCGGTGCTCACGCAGATCGCAGGGATGGTGGACGAGATCGTGATCGGGGTGGGAAGCGCCCAGCTCTCCCACGAATTGGACAATCCTTTCACAGCCGGCGAGCGGGTGCTCATGATCACGCGGGCCCTGGAGTCGATCGCCTGCCCGGTTTACGTCATCCCCATCCAGGACATCCAGCGGAATGCGCTCTGGGTGGCGCACGTGCGCTCGATGACGCCCCCCTTCGATGCGGTATTCACCGGCAACCCCCTGGTGATGCGCCTGTTTGAGGAGAGCGGCGTCGAGGTCCGCTCCCTTCCCATGTACGAGCGGGACACCCACAGCGGCACCAGCATCCGGTCGAGAATGCTGGCCGGGGATCCCTGGGAGCACCTGGTTCCCAGAGCCGTGGTCGATGTCATCCGGGAGATCGACGGCGTGGAGCGCCTGCGGCAGATCGCAGAGAACGACTGA
- a CDS encoding ABC transporter permease, with amino-acid sequence MSYLTYVAGFGAAAVVFLWLRDARIFARTTLTGYRTAAYRGIFYTALALLGLFSAIFGDEVIGLILILAALYLQGRETRERVWNGESVLDRFLGRPSRRKDKGPR; translated from the coding sequence ATGAGTTATCTCACCTATGTTGCGGGCTTCGGTGCGGCGGCCGTCGTCTTCCTCTGGCTGCGGGACGCCCGGATCTTCGCCCGCACAACCCTGACCGGCTACCGTACGGCCGCATACCGGGGGATTTTCTACACGGCTCTTGCCCTGCTCGGACTCTTCTCTGCCATTTTCGGGGACGAGGTGATCGGCCTCATCCTGATCCTGGCAGCCCTCTACCTGCAGGGCAGGGAGACGCGCGAGCGGGTCTGGAACGGGGAATCCGTGCTGGACCGATTTCTCGGGCGGCCGAGCCGCAGGAAAGATAAGGGCCCCCGCTAA
- the hisS gene encoding histidine--tRNA ligase, giving the protein MLQRPRGTRDFLPEEMKQRREIEGILRERVERFGYGEVVTPTFEHLELFTMKSGEGIVQELYAFEDKGGRALALRPEVTAAVLRMYVNEARMLAKPLRWYYLTNCFRYERPQKGRYREFWQFGIEQIGADSPLADAEVIVVADDLLRGAGISFELHVGHLAPMKHLLGAVDGTEQRRVMACLDKRDFAGAKACLAEQGRDSLAEDLIALAGCRSLPEIFEISGPIPEQSRIEQMFQYLNASGVPYVVNFGIARGLDYYTGMVFEGFAENLGAENQVIGGGSYRLAHLFGGEDVPSCGFAIGFDRVMVARGGVPLEKPLTVGIVSLGRGRLQAFNAARAFRDAGIRTEVELAEKGIGAQLAHASRTADFVALIGEQEVERGTVTLKNLLSGEQRECLLAEAVLEVKAFGSR; this is encoded by the coding sequence ATGCTGCAGAGACCACGCGGTACACGGGACTTTCTGCCCGAGGAGATGAAGCAGCGGCGGGAGATCGAGGGGATCCTGCGGGAGCGTGTGGAGCGGTTCGGCTACGGCGAGGTCGTCACGCCCACCTTCGAGCACCTCGAACTCTTCACCATGAAGTCCGGCGAGGGGATCGTCCAGGAGCTCTACGCATTCGAGGACAAGGGGGGAAGAGCGCTGGCGCTCCGCCCCGAGGTCACGGCGGCGGTGCTTCGGATGTACGTCAACGAGGCGAGGATGCTGGCAAAACCCCTCCGCTGGTACTATCTCACGAACTGCTTCCGCTACGAGCGTCCGCAGAAGGGGCGATACCGCGAGTTCTGGCAGTTCGGGATCGAGCAGATCGGCGCCGACAGCCCGCTCGCCGATGCCGAGGTGATCGTCGTCGCCGACGACCTCCTGCGGGGGGCGGGCATCTCCTTCGAGCTGCACGTCGGCCACCTGGCCCCGATGAAGCACCTGCTGGGCGCGGTGGACGGCACCGAGCAGCGGCGGGTGATGGCCTGCCTGGACAAGCGGGACTTTGCAGGAGCGAAGGCCTGCCTGGCGGAGCAGGGGCGAGATTCGCTCGCGGAGGATCTGATCGCGCTCGCGGGGTGCCGCAGCCTACCCGAGATCTTCGAGATCAGCGGCCCTATTCCCGAACAGAGCCGCATCGAACAGATGTTCCAGTACCTGAACGCGAGCGGGGTACCGTATGTCGTCAACTTCGGCATCGCCCGCGGTCTGGACTACTACACCGGTATGGTCTTCGAAGGGTTCGCCGAAAATCTGGGCGCCGAGAACCAGGTGATCGGAGGAGGGTCCTACCGCCTCGCCCACCTCTTCGGCGGGGAGGACGTCCCCTCCTGCGGGTTCGCGATCGGGTTCGACCGCGTCATGGTCGCCCGCGGCGGTGTCCCGCTCGAGAAGCCGCTGACCGTCGGGATCGTCTCCCTCGGGCGGGGGCGGCTCCAGGCGTTCAACGCCGCCCGCGCATTTCGCGACGCGGGGATACGGACGGAGGTGGAGCTCGCCGAGAAGGGGATCGGGGCCCAGCTGGCCCACGCTTCCCGCACGGCGGACTTCGTGGCCCTCATCGGGGAGCAGGAGGTGGAGAGGGGTACTGTCACCCTCAAGAACCTCCTCTCCGGGGAGCAGCGGGAGTGCCTCCTCGCCGAAGCCGTTCTCGAGGTGAAGGCGTTTGGTTCTCGCTGA
- a CDS encoding DNA topoisomerase VI subunit B produces the protein MVLADELAKKQRTISVAEFFEKNKHLLGFDSPTRGLITTVKEAMDNALDACEEAEVLPDIYVEIRKSGDDALRVAVEDNGPGIVPEQIPFVFGKLLYGSRFHQIKQSRGQQGIGISAAVLYAQLTTGKPAVVISRTDAANPAYRFEIAIKIETNEPDVRYRSETEWYQPHGTRVEIEFKSSLSAKKRLLDYLRYTSVVNPHARIRAEIDGESFRYERVSEEAIACPKPIQPHPHGIELGTLMRMAAASAETLESFLIGNFSRVGKKAAAEIVGKAGLRGSAKAKKLKPEDLKSLLAAMQSVRVPPPPTAQCLSPIGEDLIRRGLDREFDLDFVKARTRPSSVYSGHPFVVEAALGYGGKLPPDDRAQILRFANRVPLLYQQGACAITNAIAEVNWKQYGLAQQGLPMGPVLILVHVASTNVPFTSESKDAVAAIPEIEREIDLVLKDLGRELKQFLRQRERKKVQEDRARAICSIIPEIAAKVAEIVEKPPIDTSAIEGRIMHRLVAKKRCIDGQVEVQVNNYTRQPLSVTVYDISADAAIDASIPPSYSEQVDGDYTKVWKCELAPGGAWSVTYSGRGGGALDVRGVEESLKVVMDLDI, from the coding sequence TTGGTTCTCGCTGACGAGCTGGCCAAGAAGCAGCGGACCATCAGCGTGGCGGAGTTCTTCGAGAAGAACAAGCACCTGCTCGGGTTCGACTCGCCCACGCGGGGGCTGATCACCACCGTAAAAGAGGCGATGGACAACGCGCTCGACGCCTGCGAGGAGGCGGAGGTGCTCCCCGACATCTACGTGGAGATCAGAAAGAGCGGCGATGACGCCCTGCGCGTGGCGGTCGAGGACAACGGACCCGGCATCGTGCCCGAGCAGATCCCCTTCGTCTTCGGCAAACTCCTCTACGGCTCGCGGTTCCACCAGATCAAGCAGAGCCGGGGGCAGCAGGGGATCGGGATCAGCGCTGCGGTGCTCTACGCCCAGCTGACCACCGGAAAGCCCGCCGTTGTCATATCCCGCACCGACGCCGCGAACCCGGCCTACCGCTTCGAGATCGCGATCAAGATCGAGACAAACGAGCCGGACGTGCGGTACCGCAGCGAGACGGAGTGGTACCAGCCGCACGGCACCCGCGTGGAGATCGAGTTCAAGAGTTCGCTCTCGGCGAAGAAACGGCTGCTGGATTACCTGCGGTACACCTCCGTGGTGAACCCCCACGCCCGCATCCGGGCGGAGATCGACGGCGAGTCGTTCCGCTACGAGAGGGTCTCGGAGGAGGCGATCGCCTGCCCCAAGCCGATCCAGCCGCATCCCCACGGAATCGAGCTCGGCACCCTGATGCGGATGGCGGCCGCGAGCGCGGAGACGCTTGAGTCGTTCCTGATCGGGAACTTCAGCCGGGTCGGGAAGAAGGCAGCCGCCGAGATCGTCGGGAAGGCGGGGCTGCGCGGCAGCGCGAAGGCGAAGAAGCTCAAACCCGAAGACCTGAAGAGCCTGCTGGCCGCGATGCAGTCGGTGCGGGTCCCGCCGCCGCCGACCGCGCAGTGCCTCTCCCCGATCGGCGAGGACCTGATCCGCCGCGGGCTCGACAGGGAGTTCGACCTGGATTTCGTGAAGGCCCGCACCCGCCCGAGTTCGGTCTACAGCGGCCACCCCTTCGTGGTGGAGGCGGCGCTCGGCTACGGCGGCAAACTCCCCCCCGACGACCGGGCCCAGATCCTGCGGTTCGCCAACCGCGTCCCCCTTCTCTACCAGCAGGGCGCCTGCGCCATCACGAACGCAATCGCGGAGGTGAACTGGAAGCAGTACGGTCTCGCACAGCAGGGTCTGCCGATGGGGCCGGTGCTGATCCTGGTCCATGTGGCCTCGACGAACGTGCCCTTCACGAGCGAGAGCAAGGACGCGGTCGCCGCGATCCCGGAGATCGAGCGGGAGATCGATCTCGTCCTGAAAGACCTCGGGCGGGAGCTGAAGCAGTTCCTGCGGCAGCGGGAGAGGAAGAAGGTCCAGGAGGACCGTGCCCGCGCCATCTGCTCCATCATCCCGGAGATCGCGGCCAAGGTCGCCGAGATCGTGGAGAAGCCGCCCATCGACACCTCCGCCATCGAGGGGAGGATCATGCACAGGCTGGTCGCCAAGAAGAGGTGCATCGACGGGCAGGTGGAGGTGCAGGTCAACAACTACACCCGCCAGCCCCTCTCGGTCACTGTCTACGACATCTCGGCGGATGCCGCCATCGACGCCAGCATCCCGCCGTCCTACTCGGAGCAGGTCGACGGAGACTACACCAAGGTCTGGAAGTGCGAACTGGCCCCGGGAGGAGCATGGTCCGTGACCTATTCGGGGCGAGGCGGTGGGGCGCTCGATGTCCGCGGCGTGGAGGAGTCGCTGAAGGTGGTGATGGACCTTGACATCTAA